The Castor canadensis chromosome 8, mCasCan1.hap1v2, whole genome shotgun sequence genome contains a region encoding:
- the Mgat3 gene encoding beta-1,4-mannosyl-glycoprotein 4-beta-N-acetylglucosaminyltransferase isoform X3: MKMRRYKLFLMFCMAGLCLISFLHFFKTLSYVTFPRELASLSPNLVSSFFWNNAPVTPQASPEPGGPDLLRTPLYSHSPLLQPLSPSKATEELHRVDFVLPEDTTEYFVRTKAGGVCFKPGTKMLEKPPSGRPEEKPEGSPARRPPRHVLSARERAGGRARRKWVECVCLPGWHGPSCGVPTVVQYSNLPTKERLVPREVPRRVINAININHEFDLLAVRFHELGDVVDAFVVCESNFTAYGEPRPLKFREMLTNGTFEYIRHKVLYVFLDHFPPGGRQDGWIADDYLRTFLTQDGVSRLRNLRPDDVFIIDDADEIPARDGVLFLKLYDGWTEPFAFHMRKSLYGFFWKQPGTLEVVSGCTVDMLQAVYGLDGIRLRRRQYYTMPNFRQYENRTGHILVQWSLGSPLHFAGWHCSWCFTPEGIYFKLVSAQNGDFPRWGDYEDKRDLNYIRSLIRTGGWFDGTQQEYPPADPSEHMYAPKYLLKNYAQFRYLLDNPYREPKSTTDAGRRNHGPEGRPPLARGKLDAAIEG, translated from the coding sequence ATGAAGATGAGACGCTACAAGCTCTTTCTCATGTTCTGTATGGCCGGCCTGTGCCTCATCTCCTTCCTGCACTTCTTTAAGACCCTGTCCTATGTCACCTTCCCCCGAGAACTGGCCTCCCTCAGTCCTAACCTTGTGTCCAGCTTCTTCTGGAACAATGCCCCCGTCACACCCCAGGCCAGCCCCGAGCCGGGTGGCCCCGATCTGCTTCGGACCCCTCTGTACTCGCACTCACCCCTGCTCCAGCCGCTGTCCCCCAGCAAGGCCACCGAGGAACTCCACCGGGTGGACTTTGTGCTGCCCGAGGACACCACCGAGTATTTCGTGCGCACCAAAGCCGGGGGCGTGTGCTTCAAGCCAGGTACCAAGATGCTGGAGAAACCACCATCGGGGCGGCCAGAGGAGAAGCCGGAGGGTAGCCCTGCGCGGCGCCCCCCGCGGCACGTGCTGAGCGCCCGGGAGCGCGCGGGCGGCCGCGCGCGGCGCAAGTGGGTGGAGTGCGTGTGCCTGCCGGGCTGGCACGGGCCCAGCTGCGGCGTGCCCACCGTGGTGCAGTACTCCAACCTGCCCACCAAGGAGCGCCTGGTGCCCAGGGAGGTGCCCCGGCGGGTCATCAACGCCATCAACATCAACCACGAGTTCGACCTGCTGGCCGTGCGCTTCCACGAGCTGGGCGACGTGGTGGACGCCTTCGTGGTGTGCGAGTCCAACTTCACGGCCTACGGGGAGCCGCGGCCGCTCAAGTTCCGCGAGATGCTGACCAATGGCACGTTCGAGTACATCCGCCACAAGGTGCTCTACGTCTTCCTGGACCACTTCCCGCCCGGAGGCCGGCAGGACGGCTGGATCGCCGACGACTACCTGCGCACCTTCCTGACGCAGGATGGCGTGTCGCGGCTGCGCAACCTGCGGCCCGATGACGTCTTCATCATCGATGACGCGGACGAGATCCCGGCGCGCGATGGCGTGCTCTTCCTCAAGCTCTACGACGGCTGGACGGAGCCCTTCGCCTTCCACATGCGCAAGTCGCTGTATGGCTTCTTCTGGAAGCAGCCTGGCACCCTGGAGGTGGTGTCCGGCTGCACGGTGGACATGCTGCAGGCCGTGTACGGGCTGGACGGCATCCGCCTGCGCCGCCGCCAGTATTACACCATGCCCAACTTCCGTCAGTACGAGAACCGTACCGGCCACATCCTGGTGCAGTGGTCGCTGGGCAGCCCGCTGCACTTCGCGGGCTGGCACTGCTCTTGGTGCTTCACGCCCGAGGGCATCTACTTCAAGCTCGTGTCCGCCCAGAACGGCGACTTCCCCCGCTGGGGTGACTACGAGGACAAGCGGGACCTCAATTACATCCGCAGCCTGATCCGCACCGGGGGCTGGTTCGATGGCACGCAGCAGGAGTACCCGCCTGCTGACCCCAGCGAACACATGTACGCCCCCAAGTACCTGCTCAAGAACTACGCCCAGTTCCGATACTTGCTGGACAACCCATACCGGGAGCCCAAGAGCACAACGGACGCAGGGCGGCGGAACCATGGCCCCGAGGGAAGGCCGCCCCTGGCCAGGGGCAAGTTGGACGCCGCCATTGAGGGTTAA
- the Mgat3 gene encoding beta-1,4-mannosyl-glycoprotein 4-beta-N-acetylglucosaminyltransferase isoform X2 produces MTLHCSEDTPQEGCEQAQLPLWDSSLVLGTPVQICFDGMKMRRYKLFLMFCMAGLCLISFLHFFKTLSYVTFPRELASLSPNLVSSFFWNNAPVTPQASPEPGGPDLLRTPLYSHSPLLQPLSPSKATEELHRVDFVLPEDTTEYFVRTKAGGVCFKPGTKMLEKPPSGRPEEKPEGSPARRPPRHVLSARERAGGRARRKWVECVCLPGWHGPSCGVPTVVQYSNLPTKERLVPREVPRRVINAININHEFDLLAVRFHELGDVVDAFVVCESNFTAYGEPRPLKFREMLTNGTFEYIRHKVLYVFLDHFPPGGRQDGWIADDYLRTFLTQDGVSRLRNLRPDDVFIIDDADEIPARDGVLFLKLYDGWTEPFAFHMRKSLYGFFWKQPGTLEVVSGCTVDMLQAVYGLDGIRLRRRQYYTMPNFRQYENRTGHILVQWSLGSPLHFAGWHCSWCFTPEGIYFKLVSAQNGDFPRWGDYEDKRDLNYIRSLIRTGGWFDGTQQEYPPADPSEHMYAPKYLLKNYAQFRYLLDNPYREPKSTTDAGRRNHGPEGRPPLARGKLDAAIEG; encoded by the coding sequence GATGAAGATGAGACGCTACAAGCTCTTTCTCATGTTCTGTATGGCCGGCCTGTGCCTCATCTCCTTCCTGCACTTCTTTAAGACCCTGTCCTATGTCACCTTCCCCCGAGAACTGGCCTCCCTCAGTCCTAACCTTGTGTCCAGCTTCTTCTGGAACAATGCCCCCGTCACACCCCAGGCCAGCCCCGAGCCGGGTGGCCCCGATCTGCTTCGGACCCCTCTGTACTCGCACTCACCCCTGCTCCAGCCGCTGTCCCCCAGCAAGGCCACCGAGGAACTCCACCGGGTGGACTTTGTGCTGCCCGAGGACACCACCGAGTATTTCGTGCGCACCAAAGCCGGGGGCGTGTGCTTCAAGCCAGGTACCAAGATGCTGGAGAAACCACCATCGGGGCGGCCAGAGGAGAAGCCGGAGGGTAGCCCTGCGCGGCGCCCCCCGCGGCACGTGCTGAGCGCCCGGGAGCGCGCGGGCGGCCGCGCGCGGCGCAAGTGGGTGGAGTGCGTGTGCCTGCCGGGCTGGCACGGGCCCAGCTGCGGCGTGCCCACCGTGGTGCAGTACTCCAACCTGCCCACCAAGGAGCGCCTGGTGCCCAGGGAGGTGCCCCGGCGGGTCATCAACGCCATCAACATCAACCACGAGTTCGACCTGCTGGCCGTGCGCTTCCACGAGCTGGGCGACGTGGTGGACGCCTTCGTGGTGTGCGAGTCCAACTTCACGGCCTACGGGGAGCCGCGGCCGCTCAAGTTCCGCGAGATGCTGACCAATGGCACGTTCGAGTACATCCGCCACAAGGTGCTCTACGTCTTCCTGGACCACTTCCCGCCCGGAGGCCGGCAGGACGGCTGGATCGCCGACGACTACCTGCGCACCTTCCTGACGCAGGATGGCGTGTCGCGGCTGCGCAACCTGCGGCCCGATGACGTCTTCATCATCGATGACGCGGACGAGATCCCGGCGCGCGATGGCGTGCTCTTCCTCAAGCTCTACGACGGCTGGACGGAGCCCTTCGCCTTCCACATGCGCAAGTCGCTGTATGGCTTCTTCTGGAAGCAGCCTGGCACCCTGGAGGTGGTGTCCGGCTGCACGGTGGACATGCTGCAGGCCGTGTACGGGCTGGACGGCATCCGCCTGCGCCGCCGCCAGTATTACACCATGCCCAACTTCCGTCAGTACGAGAACCGTACCGGCCACATCCTGGTGCAGTGGTCGCTGGGCAGCCCGCTGCACTTCGCGGGCTGGCACTGCTCTTGGTGCTTCACGCCCGAGGGCATCTACTTCAAGCTCGTGTCCGCCCAGAACGGCGACTTCCCCCGCTGGGGTGACTACGAGGACAAGCGGGACCTCAATTACATCCGCAGCCTGATCCGCACCGGGGGCTGGTTCGATGGCACGCAGCAGGAGTACCCGCCTGCTGACCCCAGCGAACACATGTACGCCCCCAAGTACCTGCTCAAGAACTACGCCCAGTTCCGATACTTGCTGGACAACCCATACCGGGAGCCCAAGAGCACAACGGACGCAGGGCGGCGGAACCATGGCCCCGAGGGAAGGCCGCCCCTGGCCAGGGGCAAGTTGGACGCCGCCATTGAGGGTTAA
- the Mgat3 gene encoding beta-1,4-mannosyl-glycoprotein 4-beta-N-acetylglucosaminyltransferase isoform X1 has protein sequence MAKVSSLCSHITDTWLSPGRQLTVCQGGSSHQKSQVQNLEHTVAAGTGHCPPGCQWEALRMKMRRYKLFLMFCMAGLCLISFLHFFKTLSYVTFPRELASLSPNLVSSFFWNNAPVTPQASPEPGGPDLLRTPLYSHSPLLQPLSPSKATEELHRVDFVLPEDTTEYFVRTKAGGVCFKPGTKMLEKPPSGRPEEKPEGSPARRPPRHVLSARERAGGRARRKWVECVCLPGWHGPSCGVPTVVQYSNLPTKERLVPREVPRRVINAININHEFDLLAVRFHELGDVVDAFVVCESNFTAYGEPRPLKFREMLTNGTFEYIRHKVLYVFLDHFPPGGRQDGWIADDYLRTFLTQDGVSRLRNLRPDDVFIIDDADEIPARDGVLFLKLYDGWTEPFAFHMRKSLYGFFWKQPGTLEVVSGCTVDMLQAVYGLDGIRLRRRQYYTMPNFRQYENRTGHILVQWSLGSPLHFAGWHCSWCFTPEGIYFKLVSAQNGDFPRWGDYEDKRDLNYIRSLIRTGGWFDGTQQEYPPADPSEHMYAPKYLLKNYAQFRYLLDNPYREPKSTTDAGRRNHGPEGRPPLARGKLDAAIEG, from the coding sequence GATGAAGATGAGACGCTACAAGCTCTTTCTCATGTTCTGTATGGCCGGCCTGTGCCTCATCTCCTTCCTGCACTTCTTTAAGACCCTGTCCTATGTCACCTTCCCCCGAGAACTGGCCTCCCTCAGTCCTAACCTTGTGTCCAGCTTCTTCTGGAACAATGCCCCCGTCACACCCCAGGCCAGCCCCGAGCCGGGTGGCCCCGATCTGCTTCGGACCCCTCTGTACTCGCACTCACCCCTGCTCCAGCCGCTGTCCCCCAGCAAGGCCACCGAGGAACTCCACCGGGTGGACTTTGTGCTGCCCGAGGACACCACCGAGTATTTCGTGCGCACCAAAGCCGGGGGCGTGTGCTTCAAGCCAGGTACCAAGATGCTGGAGAAACCACCATCGGGGCGGCCAGAGGAGAAGCCGGAGGGTAGCCCTGCGCGGCGCCCCCCGCGGCACGTGCTGAGCGCCCGGGAGCGCGCGGGCGGCCGCGCGCGGCGCAAGTGGGTGGAGTGCGTGTGCCTGCCGGGCTGGCACGGGCCCAGCTGCGGCGTGCCCACCGTGGTGCAGTACTCCAACCTGCCCACCAAGGAGCGCCTGGTGCCCAGGGAGGTGCCCCGGCGGGTCATCAACGCCATCAACATCAACCACGAGTTCGACCTGCTGGCCGTGCGCTTCCACGAGCTGGGCGACGTGGTGGACGCCTTCGTGGTGTGCGAGTCCAACTTCACGGCCTACGGGGAGCCGCGGCCGCTCAAGTTCCGCGAGATGCTGACCAATGGCACGTTCGAGTACATCCGCCACAAGGTGCTCTACGTCTTCCTGGACCACTTCCCGCCCGGAGGCCGGCAGGACGGCTGGATCGCCGACGACTACCTGCGCACCTTCCTGACGCAGGATGGCGTGTCGCGGCTGCGCAACCTGCGGCCCGATGACGTCTTCATCATCGATGACGCGGACGAGATCCCGGCGCGCGATGGCGTGCTCTTCCTCAAGCTCTACGACGGCTGGACGGAGCCCTTCGCCTTCCACATGCGCAAGTCGCTGTATGGCTTCTTCTGGAAGCAGCCTGGCACCCTGGAGGTGGTGTCCGGCTGCACGGTGGACATGCTGCAGGCCGTGTACGGGCTGGACGGCATCCGCCTGCGCCGCCGCCAGTATTACACCATGCCCAACTTCCGTCAGTACGAGAACCGTACCGGCCACATCCTGGTGCAGTGGTCGCTGGGCAGCCCGCTGCACTTCGCGGGCTGGCACTGCTCTTGGTGCTTCACGCCCGAGGGCATCTACTTCAAGCTCGTGTCCGCCCAGAACGGCGACTTCCCCCGCTGGGGTGACTACGAGGACAAGCGGGACCTCAATTACATCCGCAGCCTGATCCGCACCGGGGGCTGGTTCGATGGCACGCAGCAGGAGTACCCGCCTGCTGACCCCAGCGAACACATGTACGCCCCCAAGTACCTGCTCAAGAACTACGCCCAGTTCCGATACTTGCTGGACAACCCATACCGGGAGCCCAAGAGCACAACGGACGCAGGGCGGCGGAACCATGGCCCCGAGGGAAGGCCGCCCCTGGCCAGGGGCAAGTTGGACGCCGCCATTGAGGGTTAA